From the genome of Fusobacteriaceae bacterium:
CTGGATTTGCGCGGAAAAACCACGCTGCCGGAGCTGGCGGCGGTCATCTCCCGGGCCGCGATCCTCGTGACCAACGACTCGGCGCCGGTACATATCGCGAGCGCCTTTCCCGGGGTGCAAATCCATGTATTTTTCGGGCCGACAGTCAAAGAACAGGGCTTCGCGCCCCGATCGGCCAATGCCGTGATCTATGAGGCAAAGGGGCTGTCGTGCCGCCCCTGCGGACGTCACGGCGGAAAGCGCTGCAAAGCCGGACATTTCCGCTGTATGATGGACATCAAGCCCGAGCTTGTCCTAAAAAGAATCGAAAACAGTCTCCGTGAGCGATATGATGCTGAAAAAAACGCCTGACCACATGACCATACGCTATGCGACGCCGGAAGCGCTGCGTTTGTATGACGCCGTTCAACAGGGCGCTTTTCGGGCGCTGCGCGTGCTCAAAGACGACGCCCGCAGCTATGTGGCCCTCGTGGAAAGCGAGGCCGGTCAGTTTGTCTATAAAATTCCCCGGGAAAAAAACAGAAGAAAATGGCAGCGCTTTTTATCAATATTTCGGGGCAGTCAAAGCCTGCGGGAATATCAAAATATCTCCGGGATAAAAGACCTCGGCTTTCTCTGCGCGACGCCCCTGGCGGCGGCGGAAAAAAGACGCGGCCCCTTCGTTACGGATTCCTTCTTTCTGTACAGCTGGATCGAAGGTCGGCAGGCCACGGCCGGGGAAGCCCAAGACATCGCCAAAATCCTGAGAAAAATTCACGATTTGGGCTATTTGCACGGGGATTCCCAGCTGGAGAATTTTGTCGTCAATGAAAGCGAACAAAATAAATCGATTTTTCTGATCGATACCCGCTTCCGGCGGAATATCTACGGCAAATTCGGCGCGGCCTACGAGATTTTGTATCTCAAAGACAGTTGCCATGAGGAAAATATTCATTTTGAAGAAGAACAGTCTTTTTTTATAAAGGAGCCCGGCTTTTTTTCCGGTACCTCCAAGTTTTGAGAAACTTGAAAAGGATTTGCGGAAGACGATGAGAATACTGATAATCCGATTGAGCTCCATAGGGGACGTCATTTTGACGACGCCCGTCATCGACGCCTGGAAGGAAAAATACCCCGAAAGCGTCGTGGATTTTCTCGTAATGGCGCAATTCAAAGACGCCGTCAGCGGAAATCCGGCCATCGACCATCTGCTGACCTTCGACAAAACCGTGGTCAGGACCCGGGAAGAGATCCGGCGCTTTGCCTTAAGCCTCAAGGTCAACGGCTATGACTGCGTGTTCGATTTGCACGGCAAACTCCGCTCGCGTCTGATTACCCGCTATCTGGGCGCGAGGACCTTCACCTATCACAAGCGGAGTCTCTGGAAAAGCGTCCTCGTGGCCTTGCACCTGATTCGCTACCGGGTGGACGACACGATCGTACGGAATTATTTCGGCGCCTTTGGCGATTTCGGTCTCTCTTACCGGGGGGAGGCCCTGAAGTTTTATTTTTCCGAAGCGGATAAAGCGAAAACCGCGCCTTACGCCGGCAGACCGGTCCTGGCCCGGGGGGCCTCGAAAAACACGAAAAAATGGCCGCTGGAGTATTTTTCCCGGCTGGCGGCCCTGCTTCACACTTGTTACGGAAAGGAAGTCGTCCTCATCGGCGGAAAAGAAGACGCGGCCGATGCCGCCGCGATCGAAGAGGCCAATCCCGGTTGCTGCGTCAATCTCGCGGGAAAATTGAGCCTCAAGGAAAGCGGGGCTTTGCTTTCCCAAAGCGCCTTTCTCGTCTGCGCCGATTCGGCGCCCTTTCACATGGCGCGAGCGGCGGGCATTCCGACCTTTGTCATTTTCGGGCCCACAAGCCCCGGCATGTTCGACTTCGGGGAAAGAGACGCGCTTTTTTACGCCGGCGTCCCCTGCTCCCCGTGCAGCCTGCACGGGGACAAGAAATGCCCCGGAGGAAAAGGCCTGCGCTGTATGCGGGAAATTACCCCGGAAATCGTCATGGAAAAAATCACGGAAACCATCAAAACAGAGGGATAAAGCATGTCCGGAACGGAAGAAACGAGAGAACAGAGACTCAGGCGAAAGGAACAGGCCCTGGATCTGGCCCTGGGTCAGATCAAAAAAGACTTCGGCGAAGGATCCATCATGCGTCTGGGCGATAAGGCCGACAAAACGGAAGGCGCCATTTCCACAGGGAGTCTGCTTCTCGATTACGCCCTCGGCCAGGGCGGCGTCCCCCGGGGGCGGATCATTGAGATCTACGGCGGGGAGAGCTCCGGAAAAACCACAGTCGCCCTCCATATCATCGCCGAAGCGCAAAAAAATGACGGCATCGCCGCTTTTATAGATGCGGAGCACGCCCTTGACCCCAAATACGCCGCGGCCATCGGCGTCCGCACGGAAGAGCTGCTGCTGGCCCAGCCTGATTACGGGGAACAGGCGCTGGAAATCGCCGACATGCTTGTCCGCTCGGGATCATTGGACGTCATCGTTGTGGATTCCGTGGCGGCCCTCGTCCCCAAGGCCGAAATCGACGGGGAGCTCTCCGACCAGCAGACGGCGTTGCAGGCGCGGCTCATGTCCAAGGCGCTCCGGAAAATTGTCGGAAACCTCGGAAAATCCGAGACCGTTCTGATTTTCATCAATCAGATCCGGGAAAATATCAGCCCCTACAACTTCGGACCCCAAACGACCACCACGGGCGGAAAAGCGCTCAAATTTTACGCTTCCGTGCGGATGGAAATCAAAAAAACCGGTAACATCAAAGAAGGCGATATGATCGTCGGCGGGGAAACCCTCGTCAAGATCACAAAAAACAAAATGGCGCCCCCCTTCCGGGAGGCGAATTTGCGGATCGTCTATGGCAAGGGCATCGACCGTGAAAACGAAATGATCGATATGGCCGTGGCCGCGGGCGTTGTGGAAAAAGCCGGTAACGCCTACCGTTTCGGCGACCTCGCGCTGGGGACCGGAAAAGCCGCGGCGAGGGAGAAACTGGAGCAGGATCCGGCGCTTTTCGCGCGGATCCGGGATGAGGTCATCGCCTTTATCGACGCGTAAAAAGGGAGTCGCAAATGGACGCAAGGGAAAAGCTGGAGGAACGTGTTCGCGAGTACGGGATTTCCCTCTTGAAGCGACAGGATCTTCCGGTAAAGATTTTTCGGGAAAAGCTTTTGAAAAAAATCCTCGGAGACGCGGCCCGAAAGGGCGGGGCGCTTTCCTCTGAGGCAAGCGCCGCCGCGGAAGCGGCCGTTGAAAAGGTCACAGCCTCTTTTTTGCGGCTCGGCTACCTCGATGACGGCGCTTACGCCGAGGCTTTCATCCGCGCCCATGGCTACGGCGCGAAAAAGCTCGCCTGGGCTCTGCGTCAAAAAGGGATCGATCCCGAACTCTGGACGGACAAAATCGCGGAAAACAAAGACAGAGAGCTTGCGGAGATCAAAAGGCTCGCGGCGAAACAGCAAGGAAAAGACAGGCAAAAGGTCATCGCTTCCCTGGCGCGCAGGGGATTTTCGCTGGAAGATATCCTGAAAGCGCTCTCGGATGACGAATAAGGAGGTTGTGATGCCGGGGACCATCTATGTATTGCTGACTGGATTGCTCTGCTTTATCTATATTACGATCGTCTACCTGCCCGCGGTTTACTTTTTGCCCGAGCGAAAAAGCGTGCTCCTGGCCCGAAAGGCCATCGGGATCGTCGGAAAGGGCCTGGTCAAAAGCGGCGCGTTCAAGCTGAAAGTCACCTGGAAAAAAGAAGACGAATTCCAAGCGCTGGATCCTAAAAAAGGAATTATTTTTGTATGTAATCATCAGAGCAATCTCGATATTCCCATCGTCTACACGGCGCTCAGGGGAAATTTCGGCTTTGTCGCGAAAAAAGAGATGAAGCACTGGCCGTTTTACGGCGTCTGGATGCGGAAAATGAAATGCGTTTTCCTCGACCGGAACAATCCCCGGGAGGGGCTCAAAGACATCAAAAAGGCCGTTGAAGTCGTGAAAGAAGGCTATCCGATGCTGATTTTCCCCGAAGGGGAACGCTCGCCCGACGGTACGATCCACCCATTCAAAAAAGGCAGCTTCAAACTGGCTCTCGACACGCGGGGGATCGTGATTCCCGTCACGATCCGGGGCACATTTGCCGTCCAAAGGAAGGGGCAGTGGCGAATCCATCGGGGAAAAGACGTCGAAGTCGTCGTGGACGCTCCGATCGACGTCAGTCTGCTGGGGCCTGACGAACTGAAGACCCTTGACAAACGCGTGCGGGACATTATTATCGATAATTTTACGGCGTGACCATAAACCGGAGAAGCAAAGAAAAGAAGAAAGAGGTGCGGCAAGTGATTATTTTGGGCATTGAAACATCCTGCGATGAAACATCCATCGCGGTCGTAAAGGACGGCAGAGAAGTCCTGTCGAATATTATTTCCTCCCAGGTGGACATCCACCGGGAATACGGCGGGGTAGTTCCGGAAATCGCCTCCCGCCACCATATCCGGAATATCCCGTCCATTCTGGACGAGGCTCTGACGCAGGCTGGCGTTACGCTCAACGACGTGGACTACATTGCGGTGACCTACGCGCCGGGCTTGATCGGAGCGCTGCTCGTTGGGGTATCATTCGCCAAGGGCCTGGCTCTCGGGAAAAATATCCCGATCATTCCGGTCCATCATCTGAAAGGACATATTTTCGCAAACTTCATTGAGCAGGACGTCCCGCTCCCCTGCCTGGCCCTCGTGGTCTCGGGAGGGCACACGAATCTTGTCCTGATCGATGAAAATTATGAATTTACCAATGTCGGCGGAACCCTTGACGACGCGGTGGGGGAATCCCTCGACAAAGTCGCCCGGATTCTCGATCTCGGCTATCCCGGCGGCCCCGTCATCGACAAGCTTTATTACCAAGGGGTCCGAAACTTCCTTACATTGCCGGATCCGCGGGTCGGAAAGTATGAATTCAGCTTTTCCGGTCTGAAGACGGCCGTCATCAATTATGTCAACAGCTCGAACATGAAGGGGACCTCCTTCCGGAAAGAAGACATCGCGGCGTCCTATCTCGGCAAAGTCGTCGATATCCTCGTCAGAAAGACCATCGCCTGCGCGCGGGAGCACAATGTGCGCGGCATCCTGATCGCCGGCGGCGTCGCGGCCAATTCCCTGCTCCGGAGCGAGCTCCGGGAAAAGGCCGAAGCGCTGAATATACCGGTATTTTACCCCGCCATAAGGCTCTGCATGGACAACGCGGCCATGATCGCGGCCGCGGCCTGGTACAAGCTTTCCAATTTGCGGAAAGAGGAAAGGCACAAAATTTTCGCCGGAAATGACCTGAACGGGGTCGCCGCCCTCGAGATCGAGGAGGATCTCTATTAGGGACCGCAGAAAAAAGGGCCAATTTTTCTTGACCGGCTCCCAACAGTTTGATCTCATGGAAAATGTCAGCGAGTCGCTGGCGGGAAGAATCGGGATGTTGGCGTCAGCCAACCGACCGCGCAACGTTGGCTTTCGATTCTCGCGGCGTCCAATCTCGTGTATTTGCTGAAATCTTATCACAACAATCTGACGAAACGGGCCGTCAAGATTCCCAAACTCTATTTTCTTGATACCGGTACATTATTTATAAGAAGGATTGCGCCAAAGCTTGCACGGGCCGCGGCGCTTTTTTATTTGAGCGCCTTTTGGCGCTTCTCCGGCCACTTTTATTGTACCTCCTACAAATTTAAAACAATTTTAGAATATTTTCTTGCTTTTTCTTTGAAAATATGCTATAATTCTGTCACAGACTTATGACAAATTACATTCGCATAAAATCTGGTTTGAAGTAAAAAGTCAGAATCGAAATCCGTCCTGATTTTTTGTTTTTGCGGGTCAGAAGGCGGAACAATAGTAAAAAGGATATTACACGCGCAAAAGAATATTGCGTATAGAAACACTGGGCGTTAAGGTTAATTTTTGGAAGAAAAACGCACCTATTTCAGAGGTCAAACAGAGGAGAAATAATGACAAATTCGACAAAAAATAGAGCTGAATCCCGCACAAATGCCGAAATTTCAAGGAATTTCCGGGCATACCTCACCCTGTCGGCGTTCTTGCTCGCAGGCGTAATTTCCAGGGCGGCCGCATTGCCCCTGCCCCCGGCCGAAGCCTCGGCCGGCGTGCTCCTCAATCAAACGACGGAAGCATTGCGGGAACGGGAAATCAGGCAGGAATTGCGGGAAGAAAAAAAACGGGACCGGAAAGGCATCGAAGCCCCGGAAATCAAAAAAATGCGTGATGAAGGCGGAAACTCCTTCACGTTTTTGTTGCGGGAACTGAAAATTACAACCTCGGAAGTGCTGGGGTCCGCCGAACTTGACCGGATCAAAAAAGACTATGTCGGAAAGAACGTAACGGTCGGCGATCTCTATGAGGCGGTCAACAGAATCAACGCCCTTTACGCGGAAAAAGGCTATATCGTCTGCAGGGCCTTCCTGCCGCCCCAGGAAATAGACGGCGGCGTCGTGAGTATCCTCCTCGTTGAAGGAAAGACCGCCGATATCGCGATTGAAGGGAACAAGACGACAAAAGCCGGCTATATCCTCGACAGAATAGATCTGGTCAAAGGCCTTGTCTCCAATCTGGGAGAACTCAACAAAAGTCTCCTGCGCTTCAACGGAACAAACGATATCCAGACGCGCATCCAGCTAAAAGCGGGTAAGGCCTTCGGAACGACGGATTACCTCCTGACCGTGACAGAACCGAAACATCACCAATTCGTGGTTTTCGCGGACAATCAAGGTTCGGAGTCCAGCGGAGAATACCGGGCGGGCGTCGGTTACACGAACACAAGCCTTTTCGGCTTCCGGGATCAATTTTCCCTGACGGGCGTCTGGACCGGCGGAACGCGCTCCGGAGGGCTTTCCTACAGTTATCCGATCACGAGAAAAGGAGCGCGTATCGGCGCGCATTTTTCCCTCAACAGCGTGGAAATCATCAAAGGCGATCTGAAGGACGTCGACGTCAAGGGCAATTCCTACAGCTACGGCCTCAACATCAGTCATCCCTTTCTTGTCGGCGAAAAATGGAAGATCGATGGGGCGCTCGAATGGGCGCGGCAAAAGATCAAAACCGACATCATGACCTACGAGTGGGTCAATGACGACGTCACGCATTACGAGGCTTCGCTGACCATCAAGCGCTACGGAACGAAAAGCCTGTGGTATATGCGCCACGGATTAACTCACGGGAGCTGGAAAGCCCTGTCCCAGACAAGCAAAAACTATTTGAAATATGAGCTTTTCTCAATCTGGCAGCGGGTTTTCGCCAAAAACAAGACGCTCAGCGTGAAAGTAAACGGACAATGGGCCTTTGCGGATTATCTGCCGAGCTCCGACCAGTTCTACATCGGCGGAGCGGCCAGCGTCAGAGGCTACGCGGAAAACCTGATGGGCGCCGACAGCGGAATTTCCGCCAATGTCGAGTACGCGATCCCGCTGGGGAAGCGGGCGGAAATTTTCGCCTTCGTTGACGGCGGACTCACCCACGGCAAAAACGCCTGGGACGACAACAAGATCGCGGGCGCCGGACTGGGCGTAAAGCTCACCTTGCCGAAGGGGGCGCAGCTTTCCCTGTCTTACGGGATTCCGCTGATCAAAGAGATCAATAACGCCAAGGTCGATTCGGGGAGGCTTTACTTCACGGCCGGCTACAGATTTTAAAAGACGGAAAACAGAGCGTAAGAGCTTAGGGGATAACTTGGATACTTGCGGGACACAG
Proteins encoded in this window:
- a CDS encoding BamA/TamA family outer membrane protein, giving the protein MLAGVISRAAALPLPPAEASAGVLLNQTTEALREREIRQELREEKKRDRKGIEAPEIKKMRDEGGNSFTFLLRELKITTSEVLGSAELDRIKKDYVGKNVTVGDLYEAVNRINALYAEKGYIVCRAFLPPQEIDGGVVSILLVEGKTADIAIEGNKTTKAGYILDRIDLVKGLVSNLGELNKSLLRFNGTNDIQTRIQLKAGKAFGTTDYLLTVTEPKHHQFVVFADNQGSESSGEYRAGVGYTNTSLFGFRDQFSLTGVWTGGTRSGGLSYSYPITRKGARIGAHFSLNSVEIIKGDLKDVDVKGNSYSYGLNISHPFLVGEKWKIDGALEWARQKIKTDIMTYEWVNDDVTHYEASLTIKRYGTKSLWYMRHGLTHGSWKALSQTSKNYLKYELFSIWQRVFAKNKTLSVKVNGQWAFADYLPSSDQFYIGGAASVRGYAENLMGADSGISANVEYAIPLGKRAEIFAFVDGGLTHGKNAWDDNKIAGAGLGVKLTLPKGAQLSLSYGIPLIKEINNAKVDSGRLYFTAGYRF
- a CDS encoding RecX family transcriptional regulator, which codes for MDAREKLEERVREYGISLLKRQDLPVKIFREKLLKKILGDAARKGGALSSEASAAAEAAVEKVTASFLRLGYLDDGAYAEAFIRAHGYGAKKLAWALRQKGIDPELWTDKIAENKDRELAEIKRLAAKQQGKDRQKVIASLARRGFSLEDILKALSDDE
- the tsaD gene encoding tRNA (adenosine(37)-N6)-threonylcarbamoyltransferase complex transferase subunit TsaD, with product MIILGIETSCDETSIAVVKDGREVLSNIISSQVDIHREYGGVVPEIASRHHIRNIPSILDEALTQAGVTLNDVDYIAVTYAPGLIGALLVGVSFAKGLALGKNIPIIPVHHLKGHIFANFIEQDVPLPCLALVVSGGHTNLVLIDENYEFTNVGGTLDDAVGESLDKVARILDLGYPGGPVIDKLYYQGVRNFLTLPDPRVGKYEFSFSGLKTAVINYVNSSNMKGTSFRKEDIAASYLGKVVDILVRKTIACAREHNVRGILIAGGVAANSLLRSELREKAEALNIPVFYPAIRLCMDNAAMIAAAAWYKLSNLRKEERHKIFAGNDLNGVAALEIEEDLY
- a CDS encoding 1-acyl-sn-glycerol-3-phosphate acyltransferase, translating into MPGTIYVLLTGLLCFIYITIVYLPAVYFLPERKSVLLARKAIGIVGKGLVKSGAFKLKVTWKKEDEFQALDPKKGIIFVCNHQSNLDIPIVYTALRGNFGFVAKKEMKHWPFYGVWMRKMKCVFLDRNNPREGLKDIKKAVEVVKEGYPMLIFPEGERSPDGTIHPFKKGSFKLALDTRGIVIPVTIRGTFAVQRKGQWRIHRGKDVEVVVDAPIDVSLLGPDELKTLDKRVRDIIIDNFTA
- a CDS encoding glycosyltransferase family 9 protein, with product MRILIIRLSSIGDVILTTPVIDAWKEKYPESVVDFLVMAQFKDAVSGNPAIDHLLTFDKTVVRTREEIRRFALSLKVNGYDCVFDLHGKLRSRLITRYLGARTFTYHKRSLWKSVLVALHLIRYRVDDTIVRNYFGAFGDFGLSYRGEALKFYFSEADKAKTAPYAGRPVLARGASKNTKKWPLEYFSRLAALLHTCYGKEVVLIGGKEDAADAAAIEEANPGCCVNLAGKLSLKESGALLSQSAFLVCADSAPFHMARAAGIPTFVIFGPTSPGMFDFGERDALFYAGVPCSPCSLHGDKKCPGGKGLRCMREITPEIVMEKITETIKTEG
- a CDS encoding lipopolysaccharide biosynthesis protein → MMLKKTPDHMTIRYATPEALRLYDAVQQGAFRALRVLKDDARSYVALVESEAGQFVYKIPREKNRRKWQRFLSIFRGSQSLREYQNISGIKDLGFLCATPLAAAEKRRGPFVTDSFFLYSWIEGRQATAGEAQDIAKILRKIHDLGYLHGDSQLENFVVNESEQNKSIFLIDTRFRRNIYGKFGAAYEILYLKDSCHEENIHFEEEQSFFIKEPGFFSGTSKF
- the recA gene encoding recombinase RecA, translated to MSGTEETREQRLRRKEQALDLALGQIKKDFGEGSIMRLGDKADKTEGAISTGSLLLDYALGQGGVPRGRIIEIYGGESSGKTTVALHIIAEAQKNDGIAAFIDAEHALDPKYAAAIGVRTEELLLAQPDYGEQALEIADMLVRSGSLDVIVVDSVAALVPKAEIDGELSDQQTALQARLMSKALRKIVGNLGKSETVLIFINQIRENISPYNFGPQTTTTGGKALKFYASVRMEIKKTGNIKEGDMIVGGETLVKITKNKMAPPFREANLRIVYGKGIDRENEMIDMAVAAGVVEKAGNAYRFGDLALGTGKAAAREKLEQDPALFARIRDEVIAFIDA